In Cicer arietinum cultivar CDC Frontier isolate Library 1 chromosome 1, Cicar.CDCFrontier_v2.0, whole genome shotgun sequence, one DNA window encodes the following:
- the LOC101495911 gene encoding probable 1-deoxy-D-xylulose-5-phosphate synthase, chloroplastic, translated as MALMCTLFTLPLHLSQTTVSRRTTSLASSNYQWGAADLLCHPHHRLNQVRKKSFGVYASLSEMGEYHSQRPPTPLLDTINYPIHMKNLSTKELKQLADELRSDVIFNVSKTGGHLGSNLGVVELTIALHYVFNAPKDKILWDVGHQSYPHKILTGRRKEMHTLRQTDGLCGFTKRSESEFDCFGTGHSSTTISAGLGMAVGRDLKGEKNNVVAIIGDGAMTAGQAYEAMNNAGYLDSDMIVILNDNKQVSLPTANLDGPIPPVGALSSALSRLQSNRPLRELREVAKGVTKQIGGPMHELAAKVDEYARGMISGSGSTLFEELGLYYIGPVDGHNIDDLVAILKEVKSTKTTGPVLIHVVTEKGRGYPYAEKAADKYHGVTKFDPSTGKQFKAKAPTQSYTTYFAEALIAEAEADKNIVGIHAAMGGGTGMNLFLRRFPARCFDVGIAEQHAVTFAAGLACEGLKPFCAIYSSFMQRAYDQVVHDVDLQKLPVRFAMDRAGLVGADGPTHSGSFDVTFMACLPNMVVMAPSDEVELFHMVATAAAINDRPSCFRYPRGNGIGVELPKGNKGTPLEIGKGRIXXXXXXXXXXXXGSAVQNCLAAASLLEHHGLHVTVADARFCKPLDRSLIRSLAKSHEVLITVEEGSIGGFGSHVVQFMALDGLLDGNLKWRPMVLPDIYIDHGSPDDQMNLAGLTPSHIASTVFNILGQKRKGLEVMSI; from the exons ATGGCTCTAATGTGCACATTATTCACACTCCCTCTTCATTTGAGCCAAACAACAGTTTCAAGAAGAACAACTTCTCTTGCTTCTTCTAACTATCAATGGGGTGCTGCAGATCTTCTATGTCACCCACACCACAGACTCAACCAG GTAAGGAAAAAGTCATTTGGAGTGTATGCATCACTATCAGAAATGGGGGAGTATCATTCTCAGAGACCACCAACACCATTACTTGATACCATAAACTATCCAATTCATATGAAGAATCTCTCTACCAAG GAGCTGAAGCAACTTGCGGATGAGCTGCGTTCGGATGTTATTTTCAATGTTTCTAAAACTGGGGGTCATTTGGGATCAAACCTTGGTGTTGTAGAGCTCACTATTGCACTTCACTATGTTTTCAATGCTCCTAAAGACAAAATCTTGTGGGATGTTGGTCACCAG TCTTATCCTCATAAAATTCTCACTGGTAGAAGGAAAGAGATGCATACACTAAGGCAGACGGATGGATTATGTGGGTTTACAAAACGGTCCGAGAGtgaatttgattgttttggAACTGGTCACAGCTCAACAACAATATCTGCAGGGCTAg GAATGGCTGTTGGAAGGGATTTGAAGGGAGAAAAGAATAATGTAGTTGCAATTATTGGTGACGGTGCCATGACGGCTGGTCAAGCTTATGAAGCCATGAACAATGCCGGTTATCTTGATTCCGACATGATTGTTATTCTAAATGACAATAAACAGGTCTCTCTACCTACTGCTAATCTTGATGGTCCAATACCACCTGTTGGTGCTTTGAGCAGTGCTCTCAGTAGGTTACAATCAAACAGACCTCTCCGAGAATTGAGAGAGGTTGCCAAG GGAGTAACTAAACAAATTGGTGGTCCTATGCATGAATTGGCTGCAAAAGTTGACGAGTATGCTCGCGGCATGATCAGTGGTTCTGGATCAACACTATTTGAAGAGCTTGGACTTTACTATATTGGTCCTGTTGATGGTCATAACATTGATGATCTCGTTGCCATTCTTAAAGAAGTTAAGAGTACTAAGACAACTGGTCCTGTACTAATCCATGTCGTCACTGAAAAAGGCCGCGGATATCCGTATGCAGAAAAAGCAGCAGACAAGTACCATG GAGTTACCAAGTTTGATCCTTCTACCGGAAAACAGTTCAAGGCCAAGGCTCCCACCCAGTCATACACAACATACTTTGCTGAGGCTTTGATTGCAGAAGCAGAAGCTGACAAAAACATTGTTGGAATCCATGCTGCAATGGGAGGCGGAACTGGCATGAATCTCTTCCTCCGCCGTTTCCCTGCAAGATGCTTTGACGTGGGGATAGCAGAACAGCATGCTGTTACATTTGCTGCAGGTCTGGCTTGTGAAGGGCTTAAGCCTTTTTGCGCAATTTACTCATCCTTCATGCAAAGAGCTTATGACCAG GTGGTGCATGATGTGGACTTGCAAAAGCTGCCTGTTAGATTTGCAATGGACAGAGCTGGATTAGTTGGAGCAGATGGTCCAACACACTCGGGTTCTTTCGATGTCACATTTATGGCATGTCTCCCTAACATGGTGGTGATGGCTCCTTCTGACGAAGTGGAGCTTTTCCACATGGTTGCTACTGCAGCTGCCATTAATGATCGACCTAGTTGTTTTCGATATCCAAGGGGAAATGGAATTGGTGTCGAACTACCAAAAGGGAATAAAGGCACTCCTCTTGAG ATTGGAAAAGGTAGGATT NNNNNNNNNNNNNNNNNNNNNNNNNNNNNNNNNNNNGGATCAGCCGTTCAGAACTGTCTAGCTGCAGCTTCCTTGTTGGAGCATCACGGCTTACATGTAACAGTGGCCGACGCACGTTTCTGCAAGCCATTGGATCGTTCCCTCATCCGCAGCCTAGCCAAATCACATGAGGTTTTAATCACTGTGGAAGAAGGATCAATAGGAGGATTTGGGTCTCATGTGGTTCAGTTCATGGCCCTTGATGGTCTTCTTGATGGAAACTTAAAG TGGAGGCCAATGGTTCTTCCTGATATTTATATTGACCATGGTTCACCTGATGACCAAATGAATTTAGCTGGTCTTACACCATCTCACATAGCATCAACAGTATTCAACATTCTTGGACAAAAAAGAAAGGGATTAGAGGTCATGAGTATATGA